From the genome of Jeotgalibacillus haloalkalitolerans, one region includes:
- a CDS encoding sodium-dependent bicarbonate transport family permease: MNEIVIQNLMSPVVLFFVLGIAAALVKSDLAFPKALSDALSIYLLIAIGLKGGIELANYSIESVFAPILAALFLGGIIPFLALGAMKLIGMDLKNAIGIAATYGSISIVTYGAAVAFMDQTGTSYEGFMNALVVLMESPAILVSLLLLKVLENKNELSGYAQRAGFVAFPSGLIDKEVIRESLFGKSVLLLMGSLFIGWILGESAIPAVKPLFIDLYGSILILFLLNMGLIAGQRLPEIKKYGVKLLAFGMIAPLVFGTIGVLVGSLIGLSLGGTALMGVLAGSASYIAAPAALKTSVPEANPSIYLGLSLGVTFPFNLIIGIPVYFEIAKWIQ, translated from the coding sequence ATGAATGAAATTGTGATTCAGAATTTGATGTCACCGGTTGTGTTGTTTTTTGTGCTGGGGATTGCTGCAGCGCTTGTGAAGTCTGATCTGGCTTTTCCAAAGGCGCTGAGTGACGCGTTAAGTATTTATCTGCTCATTGCGATTGGATTGAAAGGGGGGATTGAACTTGCGAATTATTCAATCGAGTCAGTTTTCGCACCGATTTTAGCGGCTTTATTTCTCGGGGGAATCATTCCGTTTCTGGCGCTTGGTGCGATGAAACTGATCGGGATGGATTTGAAAAATGCAATTGGCATTGCGGCCACATACGGCTCCATCAGTATTGTTACTTACGGAGCGGCCGTTGCTTTTATGGATCAGACAGGCACCTCCTATGAAGGATTTATGAATGCACTTGTCGTGTTGATGGAAAGTCCGGCTATTCTCGTGTCTTTACTGCTACTGAAGGTGCTGGAGAATAAAAACGAACTCTCCGGATATGCTCAGCGCGCAGGATTTGTTGCCTTTCCATCCGGCTTGATTGATAAAGAAGTGATCAGGGAAAGTCTGTTTGGAAAAAGTGTTCTGTTGCTGATGGGGAGTCTTTTCATTGGCTGGATACTTGGAGAAAGTGCGATTCCCGCTGTAAAACCTTTGTTCATTGATTTATATGGCAGTATTTTAATTTTGTTTTTATTGAATATGGGGCTGATTGCCGGGCAAAGACTTCCTGAAATAAAAAAGTATGGGGTAAAGCTGCTGGCGTTTGGGATGATTGCACCGCTTGTCTTTGGAACGATCGGTGTCCTGGTTGGCAGTCTGATTGGCTTATCACTTGGGGGCACGGCGCTGATGGGTGTATTAGCAGGCAGCGCATCTTACATTGCCGCACCCGCTGCCCTGAAAACGTCAGTTCCGGAGGCGAACCCGTCCATTTATCTCGGACTGTCACTCGGGGTCACGTTTCCGTTCAATTTAATCATTGGAATTCCGGTTTATTTTGAAATCGCAAAATGGATTCAATAA
- a CDS encoding DUF4041 domain-containing protein: MYKEKWYYSAWFISLLMAMWFLVLPLAAAITLLIFRQRELKEARLEWEKSGFEDYSKIKQSTDQLKTELDSLLARKQLILAELEEFSPYKDDVELKQKLKQHNEQLENEKETLVNQLQMLKDFKELEEKHKETESSLNELLTSKEQVSETVDILKSEIVDLEDEISMQSFGFYKPKYGFETSELYQTALQDLRNEQKKLVKEKRATNHSTEWTISNDKKKGREFILDTVKLILRAFNNECDNVISKVKFNNVEASEKRILKIFSEVNKLTDMQHVSITTEYLNLKLKELNLKYEFEQKKQEEKEEQAAIREQMREEAKALKELEKAKEKVEKEEKHFTLALEKAQLQLAEANPGEQDKLLDKIRELEKQLALTQKNKEDVLYRTQNTRAGYVYIISNIGSFGENVYKIGMTRRLEPLDRVKELGDASVPFLFDVHAMIFSDDAPTLENALHRTFTHRRVNLINERKEFFNVSLTEIETVVKENHNKTIQFTKLAIAEEYRQSAQMVKELVNA; this comes from the coding sequence TTGTACAAAGAAAAATGGTATTACTCAGCATGGTTTATTTCCTTATTGATGGCGATGTGGTTTTTAGTCTTGCCTTTAGCAGCTGCAATTACTCTTTTAATCTTCCGCCAGAGAGAACTAAAAGAAGCCCGTTTAGAATGGGAGAAAAGTGGTTTTGAGGACTACAGTAAAATTAAGCAGTCAACTGATCAGTTAAAGACTGAATTGGATTCCTTATTAGCCCGAAAACAACTAATACTCGCTGAGCTTGAGGAGTTCTCTCCTTACAAAGATGATGTTGAATTAAAACAGAAGTTGAAGCAGCATAATGAACAATTGGAGAATGAAAAAGAAACTTTGGTTAATCAACTCCAGATGTTAAAAGACTTTAAAGAACTTGAAGAAAAGCATAAAGAAACCGAGTCTTCTCTTAATGAACTGTTAACATCAAAAGAGCAGGTATCAGAGACTGTCGATATTCTTAAGAGTGAAATTGTAGACCTGGAAGATGAAATCTCAATGCAGTCATTCGGGTTTTACAAGCCGAAATATGGTTTTGAAACTTCTGAGCTTTATCAGACTGCTCTGCAAGATCTTAGAAATGAACAAAAGAAACTCGTTAAAGAAAAACGCGCAACTAATCATTCTACTGAATGGACGATAAGCAATGATAAGAAAAAAGGAAGAGAGTTTATTTTAGATACTGTTAAATTAATTCTCAGAGCTTTTAACAATGAATGTGACAATGTGATTAGTAAAGTCAAATTCAATAATGTTGAAGCGAGTGAGAAAAGAATCTTAAAGATATTCTCTGAAGTCAATAAATTAACTGATATGCAGCATGTATCGATTACAACTGAATACTTAAACCTGAAGCTTAAGGAATTAAATCTGAAGTATGAATTTGAACAAAAGAAGCAGGAAGAAAAAGAAGAACAGGCAGCAATCAGAGAACAGATGCGAGAAGAAGCAAAGGCACTGAAGGAATTGGAGAAGGCTAAAGAGAAAGTAGAAAAGGAAGAAAAGCATTTTACTCTTGCTTTAGAGAAAGCTCAGCTTCAACTGGCGGAAGCCAATCCTGGTGAGCAAGATAAGTTACTGGATAAAATCAGAGAGCTGGAAAAACAGCTTGCTTTAACTCAGAAAAATAAAGAAGATGTGTTATACAGAACACAAAACACTAGGGCTGGCTATGTATATATCATTTCAAATATCGGCTCATTTGGAGAAAACGTCTATAAGATTGGAATGACCCGCCGATTAGAGCCTCTGGATCGTGTCAAAGAACTTGGTGACGCCTCTGTTCCATTCTTATTTGATGTCCATGCAATGATTTTCAGTGACGATGCACCAACCCTGGAAAACGCATTACACAGAACATTTACACACCGTCGTGTAAACCTCATTAATGAACGGAAAGAGTTCTTCAACGTTTCACTTACTGAGATTGAAACTGTTGTGAAAGAGAACCACAATAAAACAATTCAGTTTACTAAGCTTGCTATTGCTGAAGAGTATAGGCAGTCGGCTCAGATGGTTAAAGAATTGGTAAATGCATAA
- a CDS encoding DegV family protein, which translates to MPNIILSTESGADLPKDLVEKYNLQVVPMHIIMDGKDYLDGTLPVQDIYDYYDRTKKIPSTTATNIHEYQEFFTSIKEKHPDSTIVHIGYTSQASSSFQNAVIAAEEFEDLHLIDALNVTGGLAAVVLYTADCLEKEPDIEPSHLIEKIKAVVPKSKLAFIPGSLEFLKAGGRVSNMASLIGALLKIKPCIELKDGKLVSTKKYRGKMSGATEKLFSDYLKEFDIDREQLYLIYSIGLDEEIKQRMDEVAKENGFRNVRWIQAGGMISTHSGPGGFGVAGLEH; encoded by the coding sequence ATGCCTAACATCATCCTATCAACCGAAAGCGGCGCCGACCTGCCGAAGGATCTAGTTGAAAAGTACAACCTGCAAGTCGTTCCCATGCACATCATCATGGACGGAAAAGATTATCTGGACGGCACTTTACCAGTCCAGGACATCTATGACTACTACGACCGCACGAAGAAAATACCCTCCACCACCGCCACGAATATTCACGAGTACCAGGAATTTTTCACATCAATCAAAGAAAAGCACCCTGACAGCACCATCGTACATATCGGCTACACATCACAGGCATCCTCATCCTTTCAAAACGCAGTCATCGCTGCAGAAGAATTCGAAGACCTCCACCTGATCGACGCGCTAAACGTAACCGGAGGACTAGCAGCAGTTGTCTTATATACCGCTGACTGTCTCGAAAAAGAACCTGACATCGAACCGTCACACTTAATTGAAAAAATAAAAGCAGTCGTTCCAAAATCAAAACTCGCCTTCATCCCAGGCAGCCTGGAATTCCTAAAAGCAGGAGGCCGCGTCAGCAACATGGCTTCCCTGATTGGCGCACTGCTGAAAATAAAGCCATGTATAGAACTAAAAGATGGCAAGCTCGTCTCCACAAAGAAATACCGCGGGAAAATGAGCGGAGCGACGGAGAAGCTTTTTAGTGATTACTTAAAGGAATTTGATATTGATCGAGAGCAGCTTTACCTGATTTACTCGATTGGTCTTGATGAAGAGATCAAGCAGCGGATGGATGAAGTTGCGAAGGAGAATGGATTTAGAAACGTGAGATGGATTCAGGCTGGCGGGATGATTTCGACGCATTCGGGACCTGGTGGGTTTGGGGTTGCGGGGTTGGAACACTAA
- a CDS encoding LysR family transcriptional regulator: MNLHALRQFTSVVQTGSVTNAAKALHISQPAITMQIRNLEKELGVTLFRAKGRGIQLTDAGEFIYQEARKLFSVEEEVERKIEQYTNGVTGKVRLFATNFPASYLVPGWIAGFKNLYPSVDIDLSSGHTERAIEKLKTYEVDIAIIASHFPIPDDIETTSLLKDELSFIVPKNHPLASGVVEFNDLTDETFILRGEGSSTKALVESLCRVRQIRLKKEPVKVERMEEAVKIVASGYGITLAPTLVIAPYLEEEQIDIVQLKDVQISREIKLCLRKGDSLAPVAGNLRDFILQEK, from the coding sequence ATGAATTTACATGCTTTACGGCAGTTTACCAGTGTCGTGCAAACAGGAAGTGTCACAAATGCAGCGAAGGCGCTGCATATCAGTCAGCCTGCAATTACAATGCAGATCAGGAATCTCGAAAAAGAGCTTGGTGTCACTCTCTTCAGAGCAAAAGGACGCGGTATTCAACTGACAGACGCGGGGGAATTTATCTATCAGGAAGCAAGGAAACTGTTTTCAGTTGAAGAGGAGGTAGAAAGGAAAATTGAACAATATACCAATGGTGTCACCGGTAAAGTCCGTCTTTTCGCCACCAATTTTCCGGCAAGCTACTTGGTGCCGGGCTGGATTGCAGGCTTCAAAAATCTTTACCCCTCAGTGGATATTGACCTATCCTCCGGACATACCGAGCGTGCAATAGAGAAATTGAAGACCTATGAAGTGGATATTGCCATTATCGCAAGCCATTTTCCAATACCCGATGACATCGAAACCACTAGCCTGCTTAAAGATGAACTCTCCTTTATTGTTCCGAAAAACCACCCACTGGCTTCCGGAGTAGTAGAATTCAACGATCTGACTGACGAGACATTTATCCTGAGAGGCGAAGGCAGTTCTACCAAAGCTCTAGTTGAGTCACTATGCCGTGTAAGGCAAATCCGGTTGAAGAAAGAACCCGTTAAGGTTGAAAGAATGGAAGAAGCAGTTAAAATTGTTGCCTCGGGATATGGCATCACTTTGGCCCCAACATTAGTGATCGCACCTTATCTGGAGGAAGAACAAATTGACATTGTCCAATTGAAGGATGTCCAGATTTCAAGGGAGATCAAACTGTGCCTCAGAAAAGGGGATAGTTTAGCACCGGTAGCGGGAAATCTAAGGGATTTTATATTGCAGGAGAAGTGA
- a CDS encoding DUF4825 domain-containing protein has translation MRTVIGGFNLKKLHKFSFIPLFILLFLSGCTANAEKADFDIFQYKDSYVGDNSAVVNSVIHLQGEAYFSGLELQTKDEPYGVTVKYDWEESALDAKETMIHNASYLFTLLQNVSWISFEFEMPNGVDGYQVTRESLEEVYGVDLLDIDDEDELKELIGELLEDEKKVNDLLD, from the coding sequence GTGAGAACGGTTATAGGAGGGTTTAACCTGAAGAAATTACATAAGTTTTCATTCATTCCATTATTCATCTTGCTCTTTTTAAGCGGCTGTACCGCGAATGCTGAAAAGGCTGATTTTGATATATTCCAATATAAAGATTCATATGTAGGTGATAACAGCGCAGTAGTGAATTCAGTGATTCATTTACAGGGAGAAGCGTACTTCAGTGGGTTAGAGCTTCAAACAAAAGACGAACCATATGGGGTTACCGTGAAATATGATTGGGAAGAATCAGCATTAGATGCGAAAGAAACAATGATTCACAATGCCTCTTATCTGTTTACGTTGCTGCAAAATGTGAGCTGGATCAGCTTTGAATTTGAAATGCCTAATGGAGTGGACGGGTATCAAGTGACAAGAGAGAGCCTTGAAGAGGTGTATGGTGTAGACCTGCTGGACATTGACGATGAAGATGAGTTGAAAGAGCTGATCGGGGAGCTTTTAGAAGATGAAAAGAAAGTAAATGATCTTTTAGATTAA
- a CDS encoding DUF2294 domain-containing protein — translation MTKTKGSIEAEISKAITQWEKDFLGRGSVSVKADILRDMIIVCLNGILTPAEYSVCKTHDGMLSIKRTRSGLVESGAETLKQIIFDITSVEAISFHTDISSVTGERIMVFKLNENLEKRLIEK, via the coding sequence GTGACAAAGACGAAGGGCTCAATTGAAGCTGAGATCAGCAAGGCGATTACCCAGTGGGAGAAGGATTTTCTCGGAAGGGGTTCAGTGTCTGTAAAGGCAGATATTTTAAGGGATATGATCATCGTTTGCCTGAATGGTATATTGACGCCTGCAGAATACAGTGTCTGCAAAACGCATGACGGAATGCTGTCGATCAAAAGAACGCGTTCCGGTCTGGTAGAGTCCGGTGCTGAAACGCTGAAGCAGATTATTTTTGATATTACTTCAGTAGAAGCGATCAGCTTTCATACGGATATCAGCTCCGTCACGGGTGAGCGTATTATGGTGTTTAAGCTCAATGAAAATCTTGAGAAAAGATTAATTGAGAAATAA
- a CDS encoding MFS transporter, producing MRRKKSSKENIILIALITGICLMTDSMLYIALPLYWREVGLTSLAEVGILLSVNRLIRIPLNPLAALLTRNLSIRSALLLAISVTTFVNVGFFYLDGFLFWFILRCIWGFIWAILRISGQLLVVHLSSDSDKGTLMGVYNGTYRLGSLIGMGAGGLLCFEVGLKTTSLIFACVCLLAIPFVFLLSYTSFAEKQDARKEKFSLLRNPGVQVTLIRGFSVSFLLQGVFASTVSYYMAKHYGLFLNVNGMEFSAGVAAGLLLGLRWAWEPLLAPKIGEMSDGKRGRHSILLFALLITAGLYPFIDSQLPFFIWGFFIVVILICSTVITTLTDTLFSDEISTHPSKAPMVTCYSIAVDLGAALGPLLAFQFISEGKHFLLFCAGLALCLAWMSYKQNIKQNTGSAVTT from the coding sequence ATGAGAAGAAAAAAATCAAGTAAGGAAAATATTATCCTGATCGCCCTGATCACAGGGATTTGTCTGATGACAGATTCAATGCTTTACATCGCGCTTCCTCTTTACTGGAGGGAGGTTGGATTAACTTCACTCGCAGAGGTTGGCATACTGTTGTCGGTGAACCGTCTGATTCGGATTCCCCTTAACCCGCTGGCAGCTTTATTGACCAGAAACTTATCTATTCGATCAGCTTTGTTATTAGCGATTAGTGTAACCACATTTGTAAACGTCGGGTTCTTTTATTTAGATGGGTTCTTATTCTGGTTCATTCTTCGATGTATATGGGGATTTATATGGGCGATATTACGGATTTCAGGGCAGTTGCTGGTCGTACATCTATCCTCAGATTCTGACAAAGGGACATTAATGGGTGTCTATAATGGAACGTACCGGTTAGGAAGCTTGATTGGAATGGGCGCGGGGGGCTTACTCTGCTTTGAGGTTGGATTAAAGACTACCTCTCTGATCTTTGCATGCGTTTGCCTTTTAGCAATACCATTTGTATTTTTGCTATCTTATACATCATTTGCAGAAAAACAGGATGCACGCAAAGAGAAATTCTCTCTTCTGAGGAACCCGGGCGTCCAGGTAACACTCATTAGAGGATTCAGTGTCTCCTTCCTCCTGCAGGGTGTTTTCGCTTCAACGGTCAGCTATTACATGGCGAAGCATTATGGCTTATTTTTAAATGTGAATGGGATGGAATTCTCTGCAGGAGTGGCAGCCGGTCTGCTGCTTGGATTGAGATGGGCATGGGAACCACTGCTGGCCCCAAAAATAGGAGAGATGTCTGACGGTAAAAGAGGCAGGCATTCCATCTTACTGTTTGCACTGCTCATTACAGCAGGCTTGTATCCTTTCATTGATAGCCAACTGCCGTTTTTTATCTGGGGATTCTTCATCGTGGTTATTCTGATTTGTTCAACCGTTATCACTACACTGACTGATACACTATTTTCTGACGAAATCTCTACTCATCCAAGTAAAGCACCAATGGTTACCTGTTATTCTATAGCTGTGGACCTCGGCGCTGCACTCGGTCCACTGTTAGCCTTTCAATTCATTAGTGAAGGAAAACACTTTCTGCTTTTTTGTGCAGGCTTGGCACTATGTCTGGCTTGGATGTCTTACAAACAGAATATTAAACAAAATACTGGTTCTGCGGTTACAACTTAA
- a CDS encoding AlbA family DNA-binding domain-containing protein, translated as MANLDTLIKYEREGTKLDFKKEQYRKEKYQDLIKDIMAMANAPIDGERHIVIGVKDKPDGTKEYFSLDRGEIVDQATFQQVIRENVEPSIEFSYYTHEIEDKVFGIIEISHCNNPPYMMRKDFRGLKKGECFVRKGSQQERMTRRDLDEILKHKDKIQFDRNIWVGFNSSLKNEISVNVVEKIDLPSENARSQIEKIIADRKTKSSEVNQLSILGKVGVGYTNFFGNAPYEQRSTEELVKNLENIEETYYEDDLYYIGEELSEKINLTIRNEGNQYLEDVSIVLTILSHNIWVMDRIHQEPNNDLWPRPDVDLDSLYYPNVTEINKGFKVTAELGQLRHKLDTLAFNEDLRVFFPRDSKGEIIEIEYTLYAKNLPTPINGFLKIIVK; from the coding sequence GTGGCCAACCTTGACACTTTAATTAAATATGAGCGCGAAGGCACAAAGCTAGATTTTAAGAAGGAACAATATAGAAAAGAAAAGTATCAAGATCTTATTAAAGATATTATGGCAATGGCCAATGCTCCTATTGATGGAGAAAGACATATTGTAATTGGAGTAAAGGATAAGCCAGACGGCACTAAAGAATATTTTTCTTTAGACAGGGGAGAAATAGTTGATCAAGCCACTTTTCAACAAGTTATTCGTGAAAACGTTGAACCAAGCATAGAATTCTCTTACTATACACATGAAATAGAGGATAAGGTGTTTGGAATAATTGAAATTTCACACTGTAATAATCCCCCCTATATGATGAGAAAAGATTTTAGAGGGTTGAAAAAAGGCGAGTGCTTTGTAAGGAAGGGAAGTCAACAAGAACGAATGACAAGAAGGGATTTAGACGAAATTTTAAAGCACAAAGATAAGATACAATTCGATAGAAATATATGGGTTGGTTTTAATAGCTCTTTAAAAAATGAGATTAGTGTTAACGTTGTTGAAAAAATTGATCTGCCATCAGAAAACGCTCGAAGTCAAATAGAAAAAATAATTGCTGATAGGAAAACAAAGTCGAGTGAAGTAAATCAGTTATCAATTTTAGGTAAGGTGGGTGTAGGGTACACTAACTTTTTTGGTAATGCTCCTTATGAACAACGGTCTACTGAAGAACTGGTAAAGAATTTAGAGAATATTGAAGAAACTTATTACGAAGATGACTTGTATTACATAGGAGAAGAATTATCTGAGAAAATAAATTTGACTATTAGAAATGAAGGGAATCAATATTTAGAAGATGTATCAATAGTATTGACAATACTATCTCATAATATATGGGTGATGGATAGAATTCATCAAGAACCTAACAATGATTTATGGCCTAGACCAGATGTAGACCTAGACTCGCTATATTACCCTAATGTCACAGAAATAAATAAAGGTTTTAAAGTTACAGCTGAATTAGGTCAACTTAGACATAAGCTAGATACTTTAGCATTCAATGAGGATCTTAGAGTATTCTTCCCAAGAGATAGTAAGGGAGAGATAATAGAAATAGAATATACTTTATATGCCAAAAACCTTCCTACTCCTATAAATGGTTTTCTGAAAATAATAGTAAAATAG
- a CDS encoding GNAT family N-acetyltransferase encodes MRINPIEFHICNLSYTIRSAKENDAKNLSEIRLQIDGETENMDREKGEAYIDEVGFKQLIKEDTKSVHNLFLVCESNGRIVGFSRCEGNQLKRMSHKVEFGVCVLKDLWGYSIGTNFLKETIRWADKNEIKKVTLNVLETNEKAIMLYKKYGFEEEGVLKKDKLLSDGNYYNTVIMGRFNE; translated from the coding sequence ATTAGAATAAATCCAATAGAATTTCATATTTGTAATTTAAGTTATACTATAAGGTCAGCCAAAGAGAATGATGCGAAAAACTTGTCTGAAATACGTTTGCAGATAGATGGCGAAACAGAAAATATGGATAGAGAAAAAGGTGAAGCGTACATAGATGAAGTAGGTTTTAAACAACTAATCAAAGAGGATACAAAAAGTGTCCATAATCTTTTTTTAGTTTGCGAATCAAATGGAAGGATTGTTGGCTTCTCAAGGTGTGAAGGCAATCAGTTGAAAAGAATGTCTCATAAAGTTGAGTTTGGTGTTTGTGTACTAAAAGATTTATGGGGATATAGCATTGGAACAAACTTCTTAAAGGAAACAATTAGATGGGCTGATAAGAACGAAATTAAAAAAGTTACATTGAATGTACTCGAAACCAATGAAAAAGCAATAATGCTTTATAAAAAGTATGGTTTTGAAGAAGAAGGAGTATTAAAGAAGGATAAGCTATTATCAGATGGAAATTATTATAATACCGTAATTATGGGAAGATTTAATGAATAA
- a CDS encoding GNAT family N-acetyltransferase has translation MNIDFLSNHPDKINEVSEMIYKEFVVNTGSEMEYEDVVTHFTNTGTTTFPITLLALDNGELLGTVSIFENDLKIRDMYIPWLASLYTKPESRNRGVGQELVARTIDLVKELGFNELYLRTEDTSDYYRNRGWIYVETVADDRYEKIDVFKIKCI, from the coding sequence ATGAATATTGATTTTTTATCAAATCATCCCGATAAGATTAATGAAGTTTCTGAAATGATTTATAAGGAATTCGTAGTGAATACGGGAAGTGAGATGGAATACGAAGATGTTGTAACACACTTTACAAATACGGGGACCACTACATTTCCGATAACACTTTTGGCTTTAGATAACGGAGAACTTTTAGGAACTGTATCTATATTTGAAAACGATTTAAAGATAAGGGATATGTATATACCCTGGCTTGCGTCTCTATACACGAAGCCAGAGTCTCGTAATAGAGGTGTGGGACAAGAGTTAGTAGCGAGAACCATAGATCTAGTCAAAGAATTAGGATTTAATGAACTTTATTTAAGAACAGAGGATACATCTGATTATTATAGAAATAGAGGCTGGATTTATGTTGAAACGGTTGCAGATGATAGATATGAAAAGATTGATGTATTTAAAATAAAGTGTATATGA
- a CDS encoding DUF6407 family protein, which produces MNFEDFVKAYWKGDLYSFVIEAITFYEMDSTIETEEMNKPLSFLYLSSIAEENMLSRLIHIGTEYADIEAAFNGRVIRDY; this is translated from the coding sequence ATGAACTTTGAGGATTTTGTAAAGGCCTATTGGAAAGGGGATCTGTATTCCTTTGTCATAGAAGCAATTACGTTTTACGAGATGGATTCTACGATTGAAACGGAAGAGATGAACAAACCTTTATCCTTTTTGTATTTAAGTTCTATCGCGGAAGAGAATATGCTCTCCAGACTGATCCATATTGGCACGGAATATGCTGATATTGAAGCAGCTTTTAATGGAAGAGTGATCAGGGATTATTAG
- a CDS encoding DUF418 domain-containing protein, with protein sequence MSSVSMKERIHTLDIIRGFALFGILIANMVTFKTPAMTDISGMVEGNSLPEGGMNAALTLLTAFFVDAKFYPMFSMLFGLGFYIFYSRLMKKGLPAKKLFRRRLMFLMLMGLVHLIFIWSGDILHTYAITGFLLPFFVERSTKTIKIWAISLLVFGPLLMTALMLLSSVSIHFMISGGMDTLENLNASSILAASVMAEGSFGEILAFRFTNEVLLILAQFMLLVPTILPLFLIGLYLGKTGMFTDIENNLHRWKKIMWIGLAVGAPIVGLAVAIDYNVFGWPPYLAVPIAGGLNTFGGPFLMLFYVSVIVLFTRKAAVEKVLMPFASVGRMALTNYLMQSVIAVIIFNGYGFGLFGQVSKTAGVLIAIAIYSVQVLLSHVLLKRYNQGPMEYVWRKWTYSGGERHSKAA encoded by the coding sequence ATGAGTTCAGTTTCTATGAAAGAGCGGATCCATACGCTGGATATTATCCGGGGATTTGCGCTGTTTGGGATTTTGATTGCGAATATGGTTACGTTTAAGACGCCTGCGATGACGGATATCAGCGGTATGGTGGAAGGGAACAGCCTGCCGGAGGGTGGGATGAATGCTGCATTAACACTGCTGACTGCGTTTTTTGTTGATGCGAAGTTTTATCCGATGTTTTCGATGCTGTTTGGTCTCGGGTTTTATATTTTTTACAGCCGCCTGATGAAAAAGGGGTTGCCAGCGAAGAAACTATTCAGACGCCGCCTGATGTTTCTGATGCTGATGGGGCTTGTTCATCTCATCTTTATCTGGTCCGGGGATATTTTACATACCTATGCAATTACAGGCTTTTTACTGCCGTTTTTTGTGGAGCGTTCGACAAAAACGATAAAGATCTGGGCGATATCTCTGCTTGTGTTTGGTCCATTGCTGATGACCGCACTGATGCTGCTCAGCAGTGTCAGTATTCACTTTATGATCAGCGGGGGAATGGATACACTGGAAAATCTGAATGCGTCTTCGATTCTTGCGGCTTCTGTGATGGCAGAGGGCAGCTTTGGTGAGATCCTGGCATTCCGTTTTACAAATGAAGTGCTGCTGATTCTGGCTCAGTTCATGCTGTTGGTACCAACGATTTTACCGTTATTTTTAATCGGGCTTTATTTAGGAAAGACAGGTATGTTCACTGATATTGAAAATAATCTTCACCGCTGGAAAAAGATCATGTGGATTGGGCTTGCTGTCGGAGCGCCGATCGTTGGACTGGCAGTTGCCATTGATTATAACGTATTTGGCTGGCCGCCTTATCTGGCAGTGCCGATTGCAGGTGGATTAAATACTTTTGGCGGACCGTTTCTGATGCTGTTTTATGTCTCAGTCATCGTACTGTTCACGAGAAAAGCAGCTGTTGAAAAAGTGCTGATGCCGTTTGCGTCAGTCGGCCGGATGGCGCTGACGAATTATCTGATGCAGTCTGTAATTGCTGTAATCATTTTTAACGGCTATGGCTTTGGGCTGTTTGGTCAGGTATCGAAAACGGCGGGCGTGCTGATTGCAATTGCGATTTACAGCGTACAGGTTTTGCTGAGTCATGTGCTGCTGAAGCGATATAATCAGGGACCGATGGAGTATGTGTGGAGGAAGTGGACGTATTCGGGTGGGGAGAGACATTCGAAGGCTGCATGA